In Clostridium ljungdahlii DSM 13528, the genomic window AGGAGAGCCATCTTCAAAAATTCTTTCAAATTAAGCATGAGTATCATGGCGGCCACAGATATATTCCCGCTGAAAAAGCCTATGCTTATGAGCATACTAGCTCTTTTAAGATCAATAAGAGTACGAGAGACAAATTGCTGTCTGAGATTGACGAGTATGAATTTTCTCAGGAACCGATACAAAATAGGATATGTCTTAATAATTTTGATGAATTCTTTAAAAAACACAAAGTAGATTTTAATGATGAGAAGGATATTATCAGTGTAATGGATGAACTTAACTGCCCTAATATGCCTTTAAAGGAGATTTTAACTTCATTATATGAATTTTGCAATATAGATCCAAGACTTCCTGGAAAGAATAAAAATTTTATTAAAGCAGAGCCAATACAGTTGTCGCCAGAAATGAGCCGTGAAGATATTGTTAACTATTTAGAGTCTATTAGAGACACAAACGTTTCTGCAGATCTTGCTTTTTACGCATTAAGAGATTTTTCCAGAACCGAATGGGATCCTTTTATCAAAGCAGCCTTAGAACGAAATCCCGTTTCTATTAATATGTATGAAAACTTAAATGAAGATGAAGTTATAAATGCATTGGAGAATATGCCTAATGTATCCATATATAACGGCTCCCGAATGGCTCAACCAGATGAAGTATGCAACTATCAAATGGGAGATGGCCTGGAAAAAGCTATATGTTTAGCTAATATATTAAAGTATAGAAATAATTCTCGAAGTATATGTATTAGGGTTCTAAATGATCATGTTGAAATTAATTTTAATAACAAAATTATCAATTGGCCGTCAAATAAAGGCTTAAATGGCACTATAAAACTTTAAAGTTTGTTTCTATTTATTAAAGTGATATTCATCTAAAAATAATGGGTATAGATTTAGTTTCTACACAAATCTATACCCATTTCCTGTTTGGATAATTATATATTGTTTTCAAGTTCTCACCAGTATCACTCTATTTACTCTATTTAATCTATTTTGCTTTAGCCGTTGAATCTCTTTTCTATTTGATTTTGCAGCATACTTTTTTCATTATAATATTTCTCTTCCATTTCATTTAATATATGCTTTTTAACCCAAACATTATTAGCAAATACTGTTGCCACCCCTAAATAATAATATTGAAGACCTTTATTCCCACCAATATCATTGAGATATTGGTTATATTGCTCAAAACAATACTTAAATTTTAAATTTTTATCTTTATTAGTTTTTATTATCTCACTTATTGAATTAATCCAATATATAGTGCAAACAATAATTTTCTTATCTGTATTATTTTTACTATATTTTAAGAAACTTTTCAATGTTTTAATATAACTATCATTATCTTCACTATCTAGACTATTAGCTTCATTATCTATTAAGCTGGTCATCGTTGATTCCAAATCTCTCAATTTATGATTAATTTTAGAATCCATTCCGTCTAAATTCTTATTTAATTCTTCTATTTTAAATTTCATATCATTAATCTGATTCAGTCTGTTTGCTGCTACATTTATTTCTTGTGATACATCTGCAAGATTATCAAATGCATCCTCAAATTTGCTCTTTGTCTCTCGCGATACGTCTACAAGATTATCAGATACATTTTCAAGTTTGTTCTTTGTATTATTAGATTTCTGTTCCCCATTTATTGTCACTATTATAGCAATTATTGATAATATTATTGATGATATTGCCACTGCAAAAGACACTTCATCTACAAATTTAATATTCCAATAACACGACGTTGTTATAAAAATTGCTATAACTGCTATACTAATGATTATAATGTATATTATATGTAATTTTAACTTTTCATGATCTACTATGCAGCTTATATCTTCTTGTTTCATATTAATCACCTCATTACATAATATTCTTAAAAATATAATTAATTCCTTTTTTAAATTTTTTCTATAATTTATCATTTCTATTTAAATTCTTTATTTCAAATTTTCATTAGTACTATAATCTAACTTAATTTTATATTAATATTTCATATTTTTATCAAAAAATAATAAATATTTTTGTCGAATAATACGATATACATAGTATTCACCTTAATTATTATTTTGGGAGTTGTACTTAATACATTCAACATTTTAGGGCAAATTTTCTTTATGTTAAGCAAATTTTAGTAAAATTTTAAGGAGGCGCAAATTATGCAGTGGTTTAAAAATTTAAAGATGATACAAAAATTAATATCTTCATTTGTTCTAGTAGCTTTATTTATCGGTGTAGTTGGATTTATTGGATTACATAATATGAAAACCATCTATTCTAACGCTAATTCTATGCATGATTATAATCTTAAGTCAATAGAAAGCTTAATGATCACGAAACAAAATTTTGCAGATATTCGATCAGATTTATTAAAAATTGTTTATCAACAAAATTTAGGTGACAAAAATAAGTTAAAAAAAGAAATTAATGATTTAAGTGCTAAAAATGATTCAATTATAGATAATTATGAGAAGACATTATTATCTAAGAATGAAGATTCAATTTTTTCACAGTTAAAAAAGGATAGGAATGAATACAAAGAGGCATTTAATAAGGTATTAAAATTTATTGATGAAAATAATTATAAAGACGCACAAGAAAATTTTTCTGATATTACTAAGGCAAGAACGAAAATTTACAGTGATATGGATAAATTAATAGCAACAAATTCTAATGAAGCGGATAATGCAGATAATCAAAATAAAATTACATATACATCATCTTTAGTTATTACCAATACAATAATTATATTAGGGCTTGCTGTTGGAGTTATTATTGGTTTATTTATAGCAATTATGATTTCAAAAGAAATTACTAAGGTTTTAAATTTAGCAAAAGCTTTGGGAGATGGAGATTTAACTAAATCTATAGAAGTGGATAGCAAAGATGAAATAGGAAACTTAGGCAAAGCTTTAAATAAAGCTTGTGAGAATATGAAAGAATTAATAAGTTCAATAATGAATAGTGCTGGAGATATAAGTTCTTCTAGTGAAGAGCTATCTGCAACTACTGAGGAAATTACATCTATGATGGAAGCTGCAAATGAATCCACCGAACAAATAGCACAAGGTGCACAAGAATTAAGTTCAACAACAGAAGGGGTAAACGCTTCTATGCAGGAGATTTCTACTTCAACTAATAAATTATTAGATAAATCAATAAATGCCCAAAATTCTTCAAATGAAATAAGTAAACGTGCAGTTGAAATAAAAAATAAAGCGGCTAAAAATATAGAGGATGGAAATGCAATATATAAAGAAAAACACGATAATATTATAAAATCTATTGAGGATGGCAAAGTTGTCGAAGAAGTTAAAATTATGGCCGATTCCATTGGAAGTATAGCAGAACAAACAAATCTCCTTGCATTAAATGCTGCAATAGAAGCTGCAAGAGCTGGGGAACAAGGAAAGGGCTTTGCTGTAGTTGCAGAGGAAGTAAGAGATTTAGCAGAACAATCTTCTCAAGCTGTAGTAAGTATACAAAGCATGGTTTCTCAAGTAAAAGATGCCTTTGATTCTTTATCGAAAAGTGGACAAGATATCTTAGATTATATATCAAATAATGTAAATCCTAATTATAAACTTCTTATGAACACAGGTATACAATATGAAAAAGATGCTGCATTTATAAAAAATATGGCTGAGGAAATTTCAACTTCATCAAAACAAATGGATAATGCTATAAGTAATATAAGTGGTTCAGTTGAAAATATATCAGCAACTTCAGAAGAATCAGCAGCTAGTTCAGAAGATATAATGAGCAGTATAAATGAGATAACAAAAGCTGTAAGTGAGGTTTCTGAATCTGCTCAAAGTCAAGCTGAACTTGCACAAAAACTTAATGAAATGGTTCATAAATTTAAAGTATAAATTTTAATCTATAAATGGGATATCTCAAATTTAAGATATCCCATTTTATAATCACAATTTCGAAAAAAGATGGAAATAAATTTTTAAAGTCTATATTCAATAATGCTATCTGGCGTCTTTCTAGGTCTTGGATTTGGTTTCTCATCAGGATATCCAAGTGCAACAGCCCCAACCAGCTGTGTTTTTACATCAATATAATTTACCAGTTCATTATATGCAAAACATGTATTTGCAATCCATAATGTACCTAATCCTAAATCTTCTGCCTGTAACAACATATTTTCAATAGCTGCACCTATAGAAAGTGTATCTACAATTTCCGTAAATCGTTCGTCTGCCGTAGTTATATTTTTAAATGGCGATTTACCATTTGTATTAAAAACCATGATGATAATTGAAGCTTCTTTCATAATTCGTAAAGTATTCTTTGCATCTGGTATTCCATCTCTTGAATTAGGCAATAATGCTTCTTCATTTAATTCACGCTGGATTCCAGCCTCCATTTTTGATAAAAGTTCTTCTTTTTTAATTCCTCCAAACACAATAAACTTCCAGGGCTGTTTGTTCTTCCCAGATGGTGCAGCTCTTCCAGCATCCAATATTTCATTAAGAATATCTATTGGTATTTCTTTAGATTTATACTTTCGTATACTTCTCCTATTGTAAATTGCTTCTATGCCCATTCATTTCACCTCATTAAATTTGAATTTATGTTTTACAAATCAATATACATTCCGGCACATTTCTCCTGCAATTACAGAACTATTAATTATATCAAAGCCTTTTTTCGGACGAATTCTATATATTCATCAGATTTCCATTTATGAAAAGTATGAAATTCAATTCTTTCCATTAACCAAATTCGTATCTTATTGATTTTTCATCATATACAAATGTCGGTGCAATCAACAATGCCCCTTTTTTTAACACACAACGAATTTCTGTTAGTGCTTTATCAGGATTTGGCATAATATGAAGTGCATTTTATTGTTATTCCCTAGTTTGTTTTCAATAACTACTATTGCTATAGTAGCATTATCTAACAAAAATTTACATATAAAAATTGAAAACAAAATTACTTTAAGACCTGATAAATTATCATCAGACACTAAAGTAAACATAAATAATTCTAAAAAAATAATAGGTAGGCTTCCTCAAACTCTATCTATTATTTAACACTTATACAAATCTATAAAGCAGACTAAATTCATAATCCACCCTCTTATTACTAATATTATAACATAAATATTTTAATTTTAGTTGTCCTAAGTAACTAAAATTGTATACTACAAGGCGTTAGCAGCACCCTGTTTTTATTGTGTCTATTGTTAAGTTAATTATACAATACATTCTGCTAAAGTGTACCTGAATATACACCCATATTGACATAATACCTACTTAGAAAGTAACATGTATAATGTAAGTATTGCGAGATGATAAAGAATACAGAAACGACGGGTAAAATATAAGGAGGAAACTATTATGCTATTTGACTTTGTAGCAATAGATTTTGAGACAGCAAATAATAATTTCAACAGTGCTTGTTCACTTGGAATTGCTGCTGTAAAAAATAATAAAATATGTAAAAAAGATTACTTTTTAATTCATCCACCAACTCTTGATTTTAATAAAAAGAATATCTCCATAAATGGAATAACTCCTAAGGACATAGAAAATTCACCTCTTTTTCCTGATATATGGAATGATATACATACTTACTTTGATGATAATATAATAATTGCTCACAATGCCGTATTTGATATGTCAGTACTAAAAAATTGTTTATTAGAATATGATATTTCTATGCCTAATTTCAACTATATCTGCAGTATACCTATATCCACAAAATTATGTGGAGGGAAAGGAATTGGTAAATCTTTAGAAGACCGTGCCAAATATTTTGGAGTAGATTTAGGACATCATCATAATTCTTTAGATGATGCTGCAGCATGTGCAAATTTAGTAATTGAATGCATAAAACGTGCTCATAAAAAGAACCTTGAATCTTTTTGTCATACATATACCAGCCTTCCAATAAAAACTTTTAAAGATCTAAATCCTCAAAAAGGTTTTATTGCGAATACTAAAAACAGTTTCACTAATAACAAATTCAATACAGTTAAAATATCTGAAATTAAACCTGACAATGACAATATTATCGATACGTCCAATCCATTTTATAATAAAAATGTGGTCTTCACAGGTGAACTTAAAAGTTTAGGTAGAAAAGAAGCTATGCAAAAAGTAGTCAACTTAGGTGGCACATTAAAAAGTGGTGTATCTAAAAAGACAGATTACTTAATAGTTGGAAACCAGGATAAATCTCTTGTAGGTGAAAATGGAATAAGTTCCAAGGAAGAAAAAGCAGCTGAATTAAATGAAAACGGATCTTCTATAAAAATTTTGAATGAATCCGAATTTCTAGAATTGATCAAAACTCCCAATAAAGAAAATAGTTTTGATGATTCCAATGAAGTTGTTGACTTAAATTCAACTATTATTTTTAACACTTTAGATGACAAGATAAACAAGTTAAGGGAATGGAAGCTTTTAAGTCGTACAGCAGCTGATTTAAAAGACATATATTATAAAAATAAAAATGAAACTTATAAATGTGACATCATAGGATACTCAACTAAGAAAACAAATTTAAATTGTTTAAGTCAATTTTATGAAACCATAGTAATAAAAGTTAATGATAAAATTATAAGAATAGCTCCAGCATATTTATTAGATATGCAGAAAAAGGATTTTTATCTTTCTTATAACAGTGTACAACCTATAATAGGTTAAATAAATAATTATAAAGGTAAGTGATTAAAGTGATACACTATTTAAAGAGTATACCTGGGCCTCAATTTCTTTTACTATTTTTTAAATATGTTTTATGCGTTATTTTTTTTACAAGAATTTCTCTATTTTTTACTAGAACTAGATTGAAACATAGATATCATAAAGAGATGCTTCAAGAAGATCTAATAACACCAATAGAATTAATAGTGCTAAAAGATAACAATGTATGCAATGAAATTATTGAGTTCTATCTTTATAAACTATGGAAGGACAAATATCTTTTATTAGAAGGTGATAAAATTAATCCTTATTTAAAAACAAATAAAGATAGTAAGCTCTCTTTATTGTTTCCAGATGAAATAGAACGGGAGATTTTAAAACATTATGATAATGGAGATACCCCAGATAGTATTATGCATTCAAAAACTTTACTTAAAAAAGTTGAAAATCTCATTAAAAAAACTAGAAAAAAATTAGAGAATAAAAAATGTGTTAATATCAGTTCATTCAATGATGAAAAAATTATATCTGGAGTAGGCTTCCTAACTTTAACAATCCCATTTATAATCAAACTTTGCCTAGGCATTATTAACAGAAAACCTGTTTTGGCATTAGTAGTTCTTTATGTATTGATGTTATTTATTTATTCCTTAATTAATAAAGTCAGAGATAAACCATTAATACTAGATGAAATGAAATCAAAATATCCAAAGGTTTCTTCGTCAAACGCATCAGATGAAGAATTAGAATATTCTATGTGCCTATATGGACCAACTTCATTGATAAATTATCCTGAAACAATTTTATTTAGCTCTATAATAGCAAATCAAGATCATTATTCTTCTTCAAATAATAATTCAGGAGGAGGAGGCTCATCTTGTAGCAGTTGTTCTTCCTGCAGCAGCTGTAGTAGTTGTTCATCATGTGGCGGCTGTGGAGGGGATTAATATGTTTTGTGTACCAACCAGCCGATTAACCTTGCAATGGCATATAACAGCAAAATGTAATCAAAGGTGCAAACACTGTTATCAAGAGTGTTATGCAGGAAAAGAGCTTTCATTTAATGAAATTCTTAATATTTTGGAGCAATATAAAGACCTATTAAGACTTTATTCAAAAAGTAAAAATAAAGATTTTATTAGAGGACATATAAATATAACAGGAGGAGAACCTTTTACTAGGAAGGACTTTCTTCAGATATTGAAAGTATTCAGTAAAAATAAAAAGTATTTCTCTTTTGGAATACTTACTAATGGCAGTTATATTACAGATGACATAGCTAAAAAATTGAAAAGTTTGAATATAGCTCATACACAAGTAAGTATTGATGGGAACAGGGAAACTCACGATGCTTTAAGAGGCAAAGGAAATTTCGATAAAACTTGGAATGCTGTTAAAATACTCAGAAAACATAATATAAGAACTTTAGTATCATTTACTGCACATAAAGGTAATTATAAAGAATTCCCTGTAGTTGCCAGGTATGCACGAAAATATAAGGCTTCAAAATTATGGACAGATAGACTTGTTCCTATAGGAAATGGGCAGGATATGTCGGACATGTTATTTACTTCTAAAGAGGCCTTAGAATATTTCTCTATAATACTTAATGAAAAGAAGAAAACTCTTAGAAATAAACTAACTGGTCTTGAAATTTATTCTAACCGAGCTTTGCAATTTCTAAAAAGTGGAGAAATGCCTTATGGATGCAGTGCAGGAGACTCATTAATTACTATTCTTGAAAATGGCGATGTACTCCCTTGCAGACGAATGCCTATATCATGTGGGAATGCTCTTAAAACTTCTCTAAAGGATATTTATTTTAATAATAATGTATTTAAAGACTTAAGAAATAAAAACATTCCTGATAAATGTTTTAAATGTACATACTCAGAAAAATGCAGGGGCGGACTAAAATGTTTATCTTATGCACTGTATAAGGATTATAAACAAGCAGATAACTGCTGTCCTATTATTTATAAATAAAACTCTCTGTATAAGCTCATACAAAAAATAAATAAGTATCCTTATTTATTTTTTGATAGCCAATGCTTCTTTCATGCAAATATTTTTTTAGATCCGCACCCTTTTCTGTTTCTACACTAATTACCCTTAGCTGGGTACGCAATTTTATATGCTTTAAAATATAATAATTCTCCCGCCTGTTTTTTTAGCGGTTCAAATACTAGATCATGCCTCACAAATAAATCCTTGATTTTTTCAGGTGTTTCTATTTTTTCATTGATCCTATATTTTTTATTTCCATTCTTTAACGACACTGGAACACTGCATAGATATTCTCCGCCTTGCCGTAAAATATGGTATAGTCCATCAGCAAAATCATCTATATTAATAAAATAGGTCATTGCCAAGTTGCAGATTACCAAATCAAAGTATTCAGCCTCAAATTTAAGATTACATGCATCGGCTATTTCAAATACAGTATCTTCAAAACCCATTTTTTTAAACTTTGATTTTGCTATATTTAACATTCTCATACTTACATCTGTTCCAATATAAGAATTGTCTATAGGTAGAACCTCTGACGTACTCCCAGTTCCTGCAGCCAACTCTAGCACTTTTTTTCCATGTATATCCTTCAACTCATTTTTTAATATGCCCATATGTGTTTCTATTGTCGTATTAAAGCATCTTGGAAACATGATTTTTCTCATGAAACAATCATATAGATTCACGAACAATTTTATATCATATACACTCTTCACTTACACGCCCTCTTTTATAAATTAATCCTCACAATAAATTACTATTTGTATTAAGATTTTTATATGTTAAATCAGTCTTTAACACCATAATAGCACCTTTTAATACAAAAATGCATCAAAAGCATAAATCATCCCATCCAAGCAGCTGCCTCTCAAGCTCCTTAAAATCATACTACCTATACCTTCACCCATTATCCATCACACTCTTATTACTCCTTACTTCTTGCCTATTAATTATTATTTTTTGCTCTATAAATTCCGCTTTACCAGTTGTGGTAAGCAACTAAAATTGCATACTATAGGATGTTACAAATAAAGTTAATTTAATACTATATATAACTATAATCATGAGAATCTATATTATTTTCATAATTTTTATTTTACCAGACCTACCCTAGCAGAAGAGTCTTCCTCTTCTAGCTTTAATGCACCTTTAGCTGGAGTCTTAAATTTAGGTATACCAATTATTATAGCCAATACTGATGCAATGCCTAAAAGATATGGATAACAAATGTATTTCATTATTAAAAATGGTGAAATTGTTGCAAGACTAGAAGCAACCAAAAGTTGGGCACCATAAGGTATACATCCTTGTATAAAGCAAGCAAAAGTGTCTAAAAGGCTGGCAGTTTTTCTCCTATCTACACCATAGTTTTCAGATAAATCCTTAGCTAGTGAACCAACTATAATTATAGAAACAGTGTTATTAGCAGTACATAAATTTACTAAACTAACCAATATACCTATGCCAAATTCAGCACCTTTCTCGGAGTGAATTCTTTTTTGTATTGTATTTAATAAAAAATCTATACCGCCATTGAATTTTATTAATTCACCTATACCACCAATTAGTATGGATATTATAGATATGTCTTCCATACCTGCAATACCTTTTGCACAAAGTTGAAATACCATAAATATATTAAAGGAACCATAAATAAGACCTATTATAGATGCGAGTACGATACCTCCAACTAATACTAAGACTACGTTAAAGCCTGTTAAAGCTACTACAAGTACAGCTATGTAAGGTAATATTTTAATAAATTGGTAGTTATAAACTCCAGTATGATTGACTTGCATACCAAAAGTTAAAAATGCATATATAAGTAATGTTATAATAGCTGCAGGAAGTACTATCTTAAAATTAGCTTTGAACTTATCTACCATTTCACAATCTTGAGTTTTAGTAGCAGCTACAGTAGAATTAGATATCATAGATAATCCATCACCAAACATAGCACCACTAACTACAGCAGCAATTAAAAATTCCACAGGTAACCCTGTTTTTTGTGCAATCCCAACTGCGATAGGTGCTAGAGTTACTATTGTTCCAACCGAAGTTCCAAGTGACATTGATATAAAAGAACCAATTATAAATATACCAGCTACTATAAAGCTATGTGGTAAAACAGCTAGTCCTAAATTTACAGTAGAATCTACAGCTCCCATAGCTTTGCTGACTTCAGCAAAAGCACCTGCTAAAATAAAAATTAAACACATAAGTATGATACTGGAGTCTCCGGCACCTCTACAAAATCTTTCAACCTTTAATTCTACAGGTATTTTTTTGTTTTGGAGTATAGCTATGGTGGATGCAATTATTAAAGCTACAACTACAGGCATTTTATAAAAGTCTTTCATTATAATTGAAACACCAAGAAATAGAACCATAAATATACCTAATGGTAATAATGCAATGGCACTTCCTTTTCTTTGGTTCATTATTTTGAATACCTCCTTTTATGTTTCTATGTAAGTTCAATACAATTAACATTAGCATTTATTATGCCAATATGTTCAAAAGTTGTAATAGCTTGAATTTTAATAAAATAAGCCAACTAATAAAAAAGCATGTAAACATTTTAAACCACTTTACTAATTAAAACGTAAAGAAATTTTTATAATTGTAAACATTTCTTTACAATTATAACATAATGTCATTTTATAGGTAAATTAATCATAATTTAAGTTAATATAAAAGTTTTTAATATGA contains:
- a CDS encoding methyl-accepting chemotaxis protein, producing the protein MQWFKNLKMIQKLISSFVLVALFIGVVGFIGLHNMKTIYSNANSMHDYNLKSIESLMITKQNFADIRSDLLKIVYQQNLGDKNKLKKEINDLSAKNDSIIDNYEKTLLSKNEDSIFSQLKKDRNEYKEAFNKVLKFIDENNYKDAQENFSDITKARTKIYSDMDKLIATNSNEADNADNQNKITYTSSLVITNTIIILGLAVGVIIGLFIAIMISKEITKVLNLAKALGDGDLTKSIEVDSKDEIGNLGKALNKACENMKELISSIMNSAGDISSSSEELSATTEEITSMMEAANESTEQIAQGAQELSSTTEGVNASMQEISTSTNKLLDKSINAQNSSNEISKRAVEIKNKAAKNIEDGNAIYKEKHDNIIKSIEDGKVVEEVKIMADSIGSIAEQTNLLALNAAIEAARAGEQGKGFAVVAEEVRDLAEQSSQAVVSIQSMVSQVKDAFDSLSKSGQDILDYISNNVNPNYKLLMNTGIQYEKDAAFIKNMAEEISTSSKQMDNAISNISGSVENISATSEESAASSEDIMSSINEITKAVSEVSESAQSQAELAQKLNEMVHKFKV
- a CDS encoding nitroreductase family protein, with protein sequence MGIEAIYNRRSIRKYKSKEIPIDILNEILDAGRAAPSGKNKQPWKFIVFGGIKKEELLSKMEAGIQRELNEEALLPNSRDGIPDAKNTLRIMKEASIIIMVFNTNGKSPFKNITTADERFTEIVDTLSIGAAIENMLLQAEDLGLGTLWIANTCFAYNELVNYIDVKTQLVGAVALGYPDEKPNPRPRKTPDSIIEYRL
- a CDS encoding exonuclease domain-containing protein, coding for MLFDFVAIDFETANNNFNSACSLGIAAVKNNKICKKDYFLIHPPTLDFNKKNISINGITPKDIENSPLFPDIWNDIHTYFDDNIIIAHNAVFDMSVLKNCLLEYDISMPNFNYICSIPISTKLCGGKGIGKSLEDRAKYFGVDLGHHHNSLDDAAACANLVIECIKRAHKKNLESFCHTYTSLPIKTFKDLNPQKGFIANTKNSFTNNKFNTVKISEIKPDNDNIIDTSNPFYNKNVVFTGELKSLGRKEAMQKVVNLGGTLKSGVSKKTDYLIVGNQDKSLVGENGISSKEEKAAELNENGSSIKILNESEFLELIKTPNKENSFDDSNEVVDLNSTIIFNTLDDKINKLREWKLLSRTAADLKDIYYKNKNETYKCDIIGYSTKKTNLNCLSQFYETIVIKVNDKIIRIAPAYLLDMQKKDFYLSYNSVQPIIG
- a CDS encoding radical SAM/SPASM domain-containing protein, with amino-acid sequence MFCVPTSRLTLQWHITAKCNQRCKHCYQECYAGKELSFNEILNILEQYKDLLRLYSKSKNKDFIRGHINITGGEPFTRKDFLQILKVFSKNKKYFSFGILTNGSYITDDIAKKLKSLNIAHTQVSIDGNRETHDALRGKGNFDKTWNAVKILRKHNIRTLVSFTAHKGNYKEFPVVARYARKYKASKLWTDRLVPIGNGQDMSDMLFTSKEALEYFSIILNEKKKTLRNKLTGLEIYSNRALQFLKSGEMPYGCSAGDSLITILENGDVLPCRRMPISCGNALKTSLKDIYFNNNVFKDLRNKNIPDKCFKCTYSEKCRGGLKCLSYALYKDYKQADNCCPIIYK
- a CDS encoding class I SAM-dependent methyltransferase produces the protein MKSVYDIKLFVNLYDCFMRKIMFPRCFNTTIETHMGILKNELKDIHGKKVLELAAGTGSTSEVLPIDNSYIGTDVSMRMLNIAKSKFKKMGFEDTVFEIADACNLKFEAEYFDLVICNLAMTYFINIDDFADGLYHILRQGGEYLCSVPVSLKNGNKKYRINEKIETPEKIKDLFVRHDLVFEPLKKQAGELLYFKAYKIAYPAKGN
- a CDS encoding Na+/H+ antiporter NhaC family protein, translating into MNQRKGSAIALLPLGIFMVLFLGVSIIMKDFYKMPVVVALIIASTIAILQNKKIPVELKVERFCRGAGDSSIILMCLIFILAGAFAEVSKAMGAVDSTVNLGLAVLPHSFIVAGIFIIGSFISMSLGTSVGTIVTLAPIAVGIAQKTGLPVEFLIAAVVSGAMFGDGLSMISNSTVAATKTQDCEMVDKFKANFKIVLPAAIITLLIYAFLTFGMQVNHTGVYNYQFIKILPYIAVLVVALTGFNVVLVLVGGIVLASIIGLIYGSFNIFMVFQLCAKGIAGMEDISIISILIGGIGELIKFNGGIDFLLNTIQKRIHSEKGAEFGIGILVSLVNLCTANNTVSIIIVGSLAKDLSENYGVDRRKTASLLDTFACFIQGCIPYGAQLLVASSLATISPFLIMKYICYPYLLGIASVLAIIIGIPKFKTPAKGALKLEEEDSSARVGLVK